The genomic region AGGCAAGATTCTAGAGTTGCCCCAACAAGAAACTTTTTCCCCCCAAGTTTACTACATTCACCCAAATGGAAAGTTTTATCTAGGGGACTGTGTGAACGTAATGAAAGACCTTGACGACGAATCTGTCGATCTGGTTTTTGCCGACCCTCCATATAATATCAAAAAAGCTGACTGGGACCACTTCAGTTCACAGAAAGAGTACATTGACTGGTCATGCGTCTGGATAGAACAGGCGGCCCGAATTCTCAAGCCAACAGGTTCGCTCTACATTTGCGGTTTTTCGGAAATAGTGGCTGATATTAAATCTCCGGCGATGAACTTTTTTCACAAATGCCGTTGGATAATCTGGCACTATAAAAACAAAGCGAGCCTAGCGAATGACTGGGGGAGGTCACATGAGAGCATTTTGCATTTTCGAAAAACAAAAAAGCATAAGATCAATGTTGATGCTGTGAGAATACCTTACTCGGAGCACACTTTGAAGTATCCCTCGCACCCACAAGCAGCTACAAGTCAATACGGAAACGGCAAACAGCACTACTGGGAACCCAATCCTGAAGGAGCCAAACCGAAAGATGTTCTGGAAATCCCGACGACTTGCAACGGAATGCACGAAAAAACCCCTCATCCTACGCAAAAGCCGGAGGAACTTCTACGTAAAATCATTCTTGCTTCGTCTAAAGAAGACGATGTAGTATTCGACCCGTTCCTCGGTTCTGGAACTACAACCGTTTGCGCGGAGCAACTCAAACGGAAATGGATAGGATGTGATTTGTCTCAGGAATATCTCGATTGGGCAGTAGAACGTGTTGAACTGGTTGAAGATTGGCCTATACAAAAATGGAGGCAATATGATTTCGAGAATCTTAAACGCAGAAATTCAATACGATGAAAATTACCCAACTCTCTGATATCGCAACAGACAAAACAAAATTTAGCACGATTCCTGATTTCTTGGACTTCGCAGAGAAATACTTAGAATATGCTGCTACCAAACTTCAAGCAGTCATAGTTTCCCAGAACGAGAATCACTACCACTTTTATCAATACG from Candidatus Dadabacteria bacterium harbors:
- a CDS encoding site-specific DNA-methyltransferase, with product MGKSTGQSFKRKADLDEFFGRKQLRGKILELPQQETFSPQVYYIHPNGKFYLGDCVNVMKDLDDESVDLVFADPPYNIKKADWDHFSSQKEYIDWSCVWIEQAARILKPTGSLYICGFSEIVADIKSPAMNFFHKCRWIIWHYKNKASLANDWGRSHESILHFRKTKKHKINVDAVRIPYSEHTLKYPSHPQAATSQYGNGKQHYWEPNPEGAKPKDVLEIPTTCNGMHEKTPHPTQKPEELLRKIILASSKEDDVVFDPFLGSGTTTVCAEQLKRKWIGCDLSQEYLDWAVERVELVEDWPIQKWRQYDFENLKRRNSIR